One window from the genome of Acidobacteriota bacterium encodes:
- a CDS encoding DUF2007 domain-containing protein yields the protein MENAEGIWAGRSDEELLEAAKKYSEYTEDAERVIRVELARRGLEPPEPPIGACSRCGSWIARGHSLDGCSRCGEPFPPEILHVLGAPEGGAPLEPEVTLESVLRTADAGLIAIAKSLLEGEGIEYLLRGDRLPDLFGAGRLGGFNILTGPAEFLVHPLEAERARALLEGFDAPTEPAPDPEEDA from the coding sequence ATGGAGAATGCGGAAGGAATCTGGGCCGGCCGGAGCGATGAGGAGCTTCTCGAGGCCGCGAAGAAGTATTCCGAGTATACGGAAGACGCCGAACGCGTCATTCGCGTGGAGCTGGCGCGCCGCGGGCTGGAGCCGCCGGAGCCCCCGATCGGGGCGTGTTCCCGCTGCGGAAGCTGGATCGCCCGCGGCCATTCGCTGGACGGGTGCTCCCGGTGCGGAGAACCGTTCCCCCCGGAAATCCTGCACGTGCTCGGAGCCCCGGAAGGCGGCGCGCCGCTCGAACCGGAGGTGACGCTCGAGTCGGTGCTGCGCACCGCGGACGCGGGTCTCATCGCGATCGCGAAGTCACTGCTGGAAGGGGAAGGGATCGAGTATCTCCTGCGGGGAGACCGTCTTCCCGATCTCTTCGGCGCCGGGCGGCTCGGCGGGTTCAACATCCTGACCGGGCCGGCCGAGTTTTTGGTTCATCCGCTCGAGGCCGAACGCGCGCGCGCCCTGCTCGAAGGCTTCGATGCGCCGACGGAACCCGCCCCCGACCCGGAGGAAGACGCCTGA
- a CDS encoding nucleotidyltransferase domain-containing protein, which yields MMEILEPIRSVLRNHPEVKLCIVFGSVATGRASAGSDLDIAVAGDRALSEEQYLNLCDALSSATPRMVDLLDLMTANGEILKQALSKGVLVQNLDKGLYARLIIRMLYNQADMMPYHYRILRERRERFLNG from the coding sequence ATGATGGAAATTCTCGAACCGATCAGATCCGTGCTTCGGAACCACCCTGAGGTCAAACTCTGCATCGTTTTCGGGTCGGTGGCGACGGGCAGGGCCTCGGCCGGCAGTGATCTGGATATTGCGGTAGCCGGGGACCGGGCGTTGTCCGAGGAGCAATATCTGAATCTCTGCGACGCTCTTTCGTCCGCAACCCCTAGGATGGTGGACCTTCTTGACCTCATGACGGCAAACGGGGAAATCCTCAAGCAGGCATTATCCAAGGGGGTGTTGGTTCAGAATCTCGATAAAGGCCTGTATGCGCGGCTGATCATCCGCATGCTTTACAACCAGGCGGATATGATGCCATACCACTACCGCATATTGCGGGAACGGAGGGAGCGGTTCCTCAATGGATGA
- a CDS encoding DUF86 domain-containing protein, which produces MDEKVVMAKLESLRRCVERLGDKTPASVELLLEDNDLQDIICLNLERAVQTCVDIASHILAGEDVPAPASMAECFEDLCRLGMISPGIATRMRKAVGFRNIAVHSYQEINWKVVYSIITTRLDDFVDYSRAVSKAAGLIRG; this is translated from the coding sequence ATGGATGAGAAAGTAGTCATGGCCAAATTGGAATCGTTGCGAAGATGCGTTGAGCGCTTGGGCGACAAGACACCGGCTTCCGTGGAACTGCTGCTTGAGGACAACGACCTGCAAGACATCATCTGCCTTAATCTCGAGCGTGCCGTGCAGACCTGTGTCGATATCGCTTCGCATATTCTTGCTGGCGAGGATGTGCCAGCGCCTGCGAGCATGGCCGAGTGTTTTGAGGATCTCTGCAGATTGGGCATGATCTCGCCTGGGATCGCCACGCGTATGCGGAAAGCGGTGGGATTTCGGAACATCGCCGTTCATTCCTATCAGGAGATCAACTGGAAGGTGGTGTATTCCATCATCACCACCAGGCTTGATGATTTCGTCGACTACTCCAGGGCGGTGTCCAAGGCAGCCGGTCTCATCCGGGGATAG
- a CDS encoding DUF72 domain-containing protein, whose amino-acid sequence MAPTQDSLFAPPRRSTPLRVGPAGWNYKDWENIVYGKGVDPLAFLADYVDMIEINSSFYAPPRPRDAASWARRVAHNRNFRFTAKAWQRISHQRRPEEPAALEADCDAVRRSLAPLAEAGILGALLVQFPWSFRHTPENVEYLDRVFRRLADFPLVVEVRHAGWDTDSFYDFLRIHNVGFCNIDQPVIGQSLRPDDRVTAPPGYIRLHGRNYADWFREGAGRDARYNYLYSREEVRQLSGSIRKIGQTTEETYAVTNNHFRGQALVNALEIVEELGGAAPAVPPLLKAAYPGRFRET is encoded by the coding sequence ATGGCCCCGACCCAGGACTCCCTCTTCGCTCCCCCCCGGCGCTCTACCCCGCTGCGGGTGGGGCCGGCGGGGTGGAATTACAAAGACTGGGAAAACATCGTCTACGGGAAAGGGGTCGACCCGCTCGCCTTCCTGGCCGACTACGTCGACATGATCGAGATCAACAGCTCCTTCTACGCCCCCCCCCGCCCCCGGGACGCGGCCTCGTGGGCCCGGCGCGTGGCGCACAACCGGAATTTCCGCTTCACGGCCAAGGCCTGGCAGCGGATTTCGCACCAGCGCCGGCCGGAGGAGCCCGCGGCCCTCGAGGCCGACTGCGACGCCGTCCGCCGGAGCCTGGCCCCGCTCGCGGAAGCGGGGATCCTGGGCGCCCTCCTCGTCCAGTTCCCCTGGAGCTTCCGCCACACCCCAGAAAACGTGGAGTACCTCGACCGGGTCTTCCGTCGCCTCGCCGACTTCCCGCTCGTGGTCGAGGTCCGGCACGCCGGCTGGGACACCGACTCCTTCTACGATTTCCTGCGGATTCACAACGTGGGGTTCTGCAACATCGACCAGCCCGTGATCGGCCAGTCGCTCCGCCCCGACGACCGCGTCACCGCGCCGCCGGGCTACATCCGTCTGCACGGGCGCAACTACGCCGACTGGTTCCGCGAAGGGGCCGGGCGCGACGCGCGCTACAACTACCTCTACAGCCGCGAGGAGGTCCGCCAGCTCTCCGGGAGCATCCGCAAGATCGGGCAGACCACCGAGGAGACCTACGCCGTGACCAACAACCACTTCCGCGGCCAGGCCCTGGTCAACGCCCTGGAAATCGTGGAGGAACTGGGCGGCGCCGCGCCCGCCGTCCCCCCGCTCCTCAAGGCCGCCTACCCCGGCCGCTTCCGGGAAACCTAG
- a CDS encoding SAM-dependent chlorinase/fluorinase, translating into MAIVTLLSDFGLRDHFVASMKGVMLGLNPELTFVDISHEIPPQDVFSASFTLGQTWHLYPPGTVHLAVVDPGVGGPRKALAASAGGHFFVAPDNGILSHVFSAAEDSAAFEITAEHYYRKPVSATFQGRDIFAPIAAWISRGIPLPQLGPALPDPVKLPLPAIKRVQDALIQGVVLAVDHFGNLVTNLRPEDVPRAFRIMAGKQEITRRCATYGEGAAGEFFIVAGSTGYLEIAVRNGSAAERLNMKPGFPIGVILQ; encoded by the coding sequence ATGGCGATTGTCACACTGCTCAGCGACTTCGGACTGCGGGACCACTTCGTGGCGTCCATGAAAGGGGTCATGCTGGGGCTCAACCCCGAACTCACCTTCGTGGACATCAGCCACGAGATCCCCCCCCAGGACGTCTTTTCCGCCTCCTTCACCCTCGGCCAGACCTGGCACCTCTATCCGCCCGGCACCGTCCACCTCGCCGTCGTCGACCCCGGCGTGGGGGGACCGCGCAAGGCCCTGGCCGCTTCGGCCGGGGGCCATTTCTTCGTCGCCCCCGACAACGGCATCCTGAGCCATGTCTTCTCCGCCGCTGAAGATTCGGCCGCGTTCGAAATCACCGCCGAGCATTACTACCGCAAGCCGGTTTCCGCCACCTTCCAGGGCCGGGACATCTTCGCCCCGATCGCGGCCTGGATCAGCCGCGGGATCCCGCTCCCCCAGCTCGGGCCCGCCCTGCCGGACCCGGTGAAGTTGCCGCTGCCGGCCATCAAGCGGGTGCAGGACGCGCTGATCCAGGGCGTTGTGCTGGCCGTGGACCATTTCGGGAACCTCGTCACCAACCTCCGGCCGGAGGACGTGCCTCGCGCCTTCCGGATCATGGCGGGCAAGCAGGAGATCACCCGCAGGTGCGCCACCTACGGCGAGGGGGCGGCGGGGGAATTCTTCATCGTGGCCGGATCGACCGGGTATCTCGAAATCGCCGTCAGGAACGGCTCCGCCGCGGAGCGGCTCAACATGAAGCCCGGCTTCCCCATCGGCGTCATCCTTCAGTAG
- a CDS encoding cysteine desulfurase has product MKERIYLDNSATTPLDPAVLEAMLPALGGIFGNASSIHLFGQEARAVVEEARRAVADLVGADTREVVFTSGGTESDNWALWGTLWGGRRPGGHIVTTRIEHPAVLATCEAMERRGVEVTRVPVDASGRVDPGAVADAVREGTILISVMHSNNETGVVQPVAEIAEIARKRGVPLHTDAVQSAGKVPVDVRELGVDLLSLSAHKIHGPKGVGALWIRKGTPIAPFLTGGAQERKRRAGTENVPAVAGFGAAARLAAERLPEMGGRVAVLRDRFERGALKRIPGGSVNGRGPRLPNITNLSFERLEGEAAVIALDLEGVAASTGSACSSGSLEPSHVLRGMGLRPEVVQGSLRFSLSRQNTEEEIDRALDILGKVVERLRTLSRGSRG; this is encoded by the coding sequence ATGAAGGAAAGAATCTATCTCGATAACAGCGCGACGACGCCCCTGGACCCCGCGGTGCTGGAGGCGATGCTCCCGGCGCTGGGCGGCATTTTCGGGAACGCCAGCTCCATCCACCTCTTCGGCCAGGAGGCGCGCGCCGTGGTGGAGGAGGCGCGCCGAGCGGTGGCGGACCTCGTCGGCGCCGACACCCGGGAAGTGGTCTTTACCTCCGGCGGGACCGAATCGGACAACTGGGCGCTCTGGGGGACTCTGTGGGGGGGACGGCGCCCCGGCGGCCACATCGTCACGACCCGGATCGAGCACCCGGCGGTGCTCGCCACATGCGAGGCCATGGAAAGGCGGGGGGTGGAGGTCACCCGGGTCCCCGTGGACGCCTCGGGCCGGGTGGACCCCGGCGCCGTCGCCGACGCCGTCCGGGAGGGGACCATCCTGATCTCGGTGATGCACTCCAACAACGAGACCGGGGTCGTCCAGCCGGTCGCGGAGATCGCCGAGATCGCCCGGAAGCGGGGGGTGCCGCTGCACACCGACGCGGTGCAGTCGGCCGGGAAGGTCCCGGTCGACGTCCGGGAACTCGGGGTCGATCTGCTTTCCCTCTCCGCGCACAAGATCCACGGGCCGAAGGGGGTGGGCGCCCTCTGGATCCGGAAGGGGACACCGATCGCCCCGTTTCTTACGGGCGGGGCGCAGGAGCGCAAGCGCCGGGCAGGGACGGAGAACGTCCCGGCGGTCGCGGGCTTCGGCGCCGCCGCGCGCCTGGCGGCCGAGCGGCTCCCCGAGATGGGGGGAAGGGTGGCGGTCCTGCGCGACCGTTTCGAGCGGGGGGCGCTCAAGCGTATCCCCGGGGGGAGCGTCAACGGCCGGGGGCCGCGCCTTCCCAATATCACGAATCTGTCCTTCGAGCGCCTGGAGGGGGAGGCGGCGGTGATCGCGCTCGATCTCGAGGGGGTGGCCGCGTCCACCGGGTCGGCCTGCTCCTCCGGGTCGCTCGAGCCCTCGCACGTGCTCCGGGGGATGGGGCTCCGGCCCGAGGTGGTCCAGGGTTCCCTCCGCTTCAGCCTCAGCCGGCAGAATACGGAAGAGGAAATCGACCGGGCGCTCGACATCCTCGGGAAGGTCGTGGAGAGGCTGCGGACGCTTTCCCGGGGTTCCCGCGGTTAG